One Antennarius striatus isolate MH-2024 chromosome 17, ASM4005453v1, whole genome shotgun sequence genomic window carries:
- the zgc:109986 gene encoding uncharacterized protein zgc:109986, translated as MNFSEAKSELKQLLNRVNPSELSKLLNWIRNSDELDEPLSDNRKIILRNIADELRASLPVEAMFPSESTAYSKMQQRSRPTVHVDGFLYDEDQVDALCEEGTLSRSYCLHCGSHRTAPLDFISHSFSIPELQFLFQNVLPDLTGRMLVDVGSRLGAVLYGGYVFSSAAQLIGLELSGEFVKLQNDVLQKYSLTDRIQVFHTDVCLQKVLLQNADVLVMNNVFEFFMEPCEQIRAWRIIMENFRKKGCLLVTVPSLQETLNTLEEALQPGWVEELPVDYDVYLGRDTDPEALRQIHLYRVL; from the exons ATGAACTTTTCTGAGGCGAAGTCAGAACTGAAGCAGCTCCTGAACAGGGTGAACCCGTCTGAACTCTCCAAGCTGCTGAACTGGATCAGAAACTCAG ACGAGTTGGACGAACCGCTGTCAGACAACAGGAAGATAATTCTACGAAACATCGCAGACGAACTGAGAGCCAGTCTGCCTGTGGAGGCCATGTTCCCCTCTGAGAGTACTGCATACAGCAAG ATGCAGCAGCGTTCTCGTCCCACGGTTCACGTCGACGGCTTCCTGTACGATGAAGATCAGGTGGACGCCCTGTGTGAGGAGGGAACCCTGAGCCGGTCCTACTGTCTCCACTGTGGCTCCCACAGGACCGCACCTCTGG aCTTCATCTCTCACTCCTTCTCCATTCCAGAGCTTCAGTTTCTGTTCCAGAACGTTCTTCCAGACCTCACTGGACGGATGCTGGTGGACGTGGGCTCCAGGCTGGGGGCCGTCCTGTACGGG ggTTACGTGTTCAGCTCTGCAGCTCAGCTGATTGGTCTGGAGCTCAGTGGAGAGTTCGTCAAACTACAGAACGATGTCCTGCAGAAGTACAGCCTGACAGACAGAATCCAG GTTTTCCACACAGACGTCTGCCTGCAGAAGGTTCTGCTGCAGAACGCCGACGTTCTCGTCATGAACAACGTCTTTGAATTCTTCATGGAACCCTGTGAACAAATAAG AGCTTGGAGGATCATCATGGAGAATTTCAGGAAGAAAGGTTGTCTGCTGGTCACGGTTCCTAGTCTGCAGGAGACTCTGAACACTCTGGAg GAGGCGCTGCAGCCGGGCTGGGTGGAGGAACTCCCTGTGGATTATGACGTGTACCTGGGCAGAGACACGGACCCTGAGGCCCTCAGACAGATCCACCTGTACAGGGTCCTCTGA